The DNA sequence CTCGCCGAAGAGCATGCCGTTCTTGGTGCCGCCGAAGGACAGGATGTCGACGCCCGCCGCGTTGGTGAACGCGCGCATCGGCACGTCCAGGAACGCGGCGGCGTTGGCCAGCCGGGCGCCGTCGAGGTGGACCTTCATCCCGCGCTCATGGGCGTGCTCGCAGATGGCGCGGATCTCGTCCACCGTGTAGACGGTGCCGAGCTCGGTGTTCTGGGCGATCGACACCACCTGCGGCATCGCCCGGTGCTCGTCGTCCCAGCCCCATGCCTGGCGGTCGATGAGCTCGGGGGTGAGCTTGCCGTCCTCGGTGGGGACGGTGAGCAGCTTCAGCCCGCCGACGCGCTCGGGCGCCCCGCACTCGTCGACGTTGATATGCGCGCTGTCGGCGCAGATGACCGCGCCCCAGCGGTCGGTGAGCGCCTGGAGGGCGACGACGTTGGAGCCGGTTCCGTTGAACACCGGGAACGCCTGTGCGTGCGGGCCGAAGTGGCTGCGCATGACGTACTGGAGATGCGCGGTGTAGTCGTCCTCGCCGTAGGAGACCTGGTGGCCTCCGTTGGCGAGGGCGAGCGCGGCGAGGATCTCCGGGTGGACGCCTGCGTAGTTGTCGCTGGCGAAGCCGCGTACGTCGGGGTCATGGTGACGGCGGGCGTCGGTCCTCACGGCTTGGGGGTCAGCCACTGGCGGGTTCCGTTCACTTCCCGGGCGGGCCGGTCCCAGAGTCCGGTGATGGCCTCGGCCAGCTCCTTGACGTCCGTGAAGCCCGCGAACTTCGCGTTGGGGCGCTCCGCCCGCATGGCGTCGTGCACCAGCGCCTTGACCACCAGGATGGCAGCGGCCGCCGACGGGCCGGCCTCGCCCCCCAGTTTGTGGAAGGAGTCGGCGAGCGCGAGGGTCCACGCCTCGGCGGCGGCCTTGGCGGCGGCGTACGCGGCGTTGCCGGCGGTGGGCCGGGACGCGCCCGCCGCGCTGATCAGTACATAGCGGCCCTTGCCGCCGCGCAGCAGGGCGTCGTGGAAGGCGAGGGAGGTGTGCTGGGCGGTCCGGATCAGCAGATCGTGCAGGTGGTCCCAGTCGGCGAGCGGGGCGTCGGCGAAGGTTTTGCCGCCGCGCCAGCCGCCGACCAGGTGCACCAGGCCGTCGACCCGGCCGAATTCCTTCTCGATGCGGTCGGCCCAGGCGCGCGTGGCGTCCAGGTCGAGCAGGTCGACGGTCTCACCGGTGACGGTGGCCCCGCCGTGGGCCCAACGGGCCGCGTCCACGGCCTCGGCCAGCCGGGCCGGGTCGTAGTCGCAGGCGACGACGGTGGCGCCGGCCTCGGCGAGGCGGAGCAGCGTGGCCCGGCCGGCCGGGCCGGCCGCGCCGGCCACCGCCACCACCGCGCCGTCCAGTGGCCTGATCCCCGGTTCGTTCGGGCTCGGGCTCGACGTCGGTGTGGTCATGCTCGCTGCCTCCTCGTCCTGCTCCGCCCGGGGGCCATGCGCCGCCGCGGAGCTCATGCCGCCGCCGGCAGGTCGCTGTCGGCCGTGATCCCCTTGGTGGAGGCGACCACGTCACGCAGCTTCTTGGCGAGCGCCTCGTAGAACATGCTCAGCGGAAACTCGTCGGGGAGCACGTCGTCGACGAGTTTGCGCGGCGGCTGGGTCAGGTCCAGGGCTTCGGGACCCTTGGCCCAGACCGAGCCGGGGTGCGGTGCGAGATAGGTCGACACCAGCTCGTACGCCTTGAACCAGTGGACGAGCTTGGGGCGGTCGATGCCGTCGCGGTAGAGCTTCTCGATCTCGCCGCACAGCTGGTTGGTGACCTGCGAGGCGCGGGACCAGTCGATGTGCAGGGTGTTGTCCGTCCAGCGTACGACGTCGTGCTGGTGGAGGTAGGCGAAGAGCAACTGGCCGCCGAGCCCGTCGTAGTTGCGGACCCGCTCGCCGGTGACGGGGAACCGGAACATCCGGTCGAAGATCACGGCGTACTGGACGTCACGGGCCTGGGCGACCCCCTCGCCCTCCAGCCGCACGGCCTCCTTGAAGGCCGTGAGGTCGCAGCGCAGCTCCTCCAGTCCGTACATCCAGAACGGCTGCCGCTGCTTGATCATGAACGGGTCGAACGGCAGGTCGCCATGGCTGTGGGTGCGGTCGTGGACCATGTCCCACAGGGCGAACGCCTCCTGGCAGCGGTGCTGGTCGGCGAGCATGTCCTGGATGTCCGCGGGCAGTTCGAGCCTGAGGGCCCGGACGGCGGCCTCGCTCACCCGGCG is a window from the Streptomyces luomodiensis genome containing:
- a CDS encoding SDR family NAD(P)-dependent oxidoreductase encodes the protein MTTPTSSPSPNEPGIRPLDGAVVAVAGAAGPAGRATLLRLAEAGATVVACDYDPARLAEAVDAARWAHGGATVTGETVDLLDLDATRAWADRIEKEFGRVDGLVHLVGGWRGGKTFADAPLADWDHLHDLLIRTAQHTSLAFHDALLRGGKGRYVLISAAGASRPTAGNAAYAAAKAAAEAWTLALADSFHKLGGEAGPSAAAAILVVKALVHDAMRAERPNAKFAGFTDVKELAEAITGLWDRPAREVNGTRQWLTPKP
- a CDS encoding DUF6421 family protein; the encoded protein is MTEILSSAVAEGGVLPSERVVDHPAWPMLKDAVETIRPWQSKDGSIDFDAEGAPTPELATATLGRVIEAIEELAPLLPHDADYHRAAVADLRRWAEDGFGVPDFLDSLLAFQPARTRADGLQHLVVFPMYTQNGNPDRNLEAVVLRMVWPDWLAELERTRYDNPLYCGLAFEDFTSGYDTNSAVLFPETIAVRTAPERFTWGGIFCDREAARFRRVSEAAVRALRLELPADIQDMLADQHRCQEAFALWDMVHDRTHSHGDLPFDPFMIKQRQPFWMYGLEELRCDLTAFKEAVRLEGEGVAQARDVQYAVIFDRMFRFPVTGERVRNYDGLGGQLLFAYLHQHDVVRWTDNTLHIDWSRASQVTNQLCGEIEKLYRDGIDRPKLVHWFKAYELVSTYLAPHPGSVWAKGPEALDLTQPPRKLVDDVLPDEFPLSMFYEALAKKLRDVVASTKGITADSDLPAAA
- a CDS encoding threonine aldolase family protein; amino-acid sequence: MRTDARRHHDPDVRGFASDNYAGVHPEILAALALANGGHQVSYGEDDYTAHLQYVMRSHFGPHAQAFPVFNGTGSNVVALQALTDRWGAVICADSAHINVDECGAPERVGGLKLLTVPTEDGKLTPELIDRQAWGWDDEHRAMPQVVSIAQNTELGTVYTVDEIRAICEHAHERGMKVHLDGARLANAAAFLDVPMRAFTNAAGVDILSFGGTKNGMLFGEAVVVLDPDAMGAMKHLRKLSMQLASKMRFISVQLEALLARDLWLRNARHANTMAQRLADGVRAVDGVRILHPVQANAVFARLRHEVSERLQKRYRFYFWDETAGDVRWMCSYDTTEDDVDGFITALKEEMGRV